From the genome of Symbiobacterium terraclitae, one region includes:
- a CDS encoding DinB family protein has product MSSRPTRAIPVRDLEESVRFYTERLGFRLVARHPDAAHLETPSGHVLLAGPAVDPAPYLAPPGTRARPGAVLYFFTPDIEATARRLPEAVLVRTDWGERKLELPDPNGYTVSFWTENDLTPEEALALFRSAPDRLEAALAGLTEAQLDLARAPGKWSIRQIVHHMTDSAVGAIAGLRYAIAEPGRLYRPNPYSPDTWDEGLHSHRRPVGPSVALFRAVHEHLVQLIEYVPGALQRYTVNEAGARMPVGRMVGMLACHAAGHVEQIRETRRVHGI; this is encoded by the coding sequence GTGAGCAGTCGACCCACCCGGGCGATCCCGGTGCGCGACCTGGAAGAGAGCGTGCGGTTCTACACGGAGCGGCTGGGCTTCCGGCTGGTCGCGCGCCACCCGGACGCCGCTCACCTCGAGACGCCGTCCGGCCACGTGCTGCTGGCCGGGCCCGCAGTCGACCCGGCGCCCTACCTGGCGCCGCCGGGGACGCGGGCCAGGCCGGGGGCGGTGCTCTACTTCTTCACGCCCGACATCGAGGCGACGGCCCGGCGGCTGCCCGAGGCGGTCCTGGTGCGGACGGACTGGGGGGAGCGCAAGCTCGAGCTGCCGGACCCCAACGGCTACACGGTCAGCTTCTGGACCGAGAACGACCTGACGCCCGAAGAGGCCCTGGCGCTCTTCCGGTCGGCGCCCGACCGCCTCGAGGCCGCGCTGGCCGGCCTCACCGAGGCCCAGCTGGACCTGGCCCGGGCGCCGGGCAAGTGGTCGATCCGGCAGATCGTCCACCACATGACCGACTCCGCCGTGGGCGCCATCGCCGGCCTGCGCTACGCCATCGCCGAGCCCGGGCGCCTCTACCGCCCGAACCCGTACAGCCCCGACACGTGGGACGAGGGGCTCCACTCGCACCGGCGGCCGGTGGGGCCGTCAGTGGCCCTGTTCCGGGCCGTGCACGAACACCTGGTGCAGCTGATCGAGTACGTGCCGGGGGCGCTCCAGCGGTACACCGTGAACGAGGCCGGGGCGCGGATGCCCGTCGGCCGGATGGTGGGGATGCTGGCCTGCCACGCGGCCGGCCACGTGGAGCAGATCCGGGAGACCCGGCGGGTCCACGGGATCTGA
- a CDS encoding YczE/YyaS/YitT family protein, giving the protein MRFRFALRLLWYYVGLVITCLGYALVIRPGLGAGPWDILHLGLSGRTGLPLGLVIQSLGAVIIALDWALGMRPNLGMVLNMLTFGPILQFLLARLPAPQTTAGLWLMLAAGILVSGVGTAFYASADLGAGPRDSLMIGLTRKLGLPVAIVKNGLDLTVSLVGWRLGGPLGAGTVAVVLGVGPAVQLGFYLAGLLARLGPLGGIVRPVALRPAQAEQRREAG; this is encoded by the coding sequence ATGCGGTTTCGCTTCGCCCTGCGGCTGCTCTGGTACTACGTCGGGCTGGTGATCACCTGCCTCGGCTACGCCCTGGTGATACGCCCCGGGCTCGGCGCAGGACCCTGGGACATCCTCCATCTCGGGCTCAGCGGCCGCACCGGGCTGCCGCTGGGGCTGGTCATCCAGTCGCTGGGCGCGGTGATCATCGCGCTGGACTGGGCGCTGGGAATGCGGCCCAACCTGGGGATGGTGCTCAACATGCTCACCTTCGGCCCCATCCTCCAGTTCCTCCTGGCGCGCCTGCCGGCTCCGCAGACCACCGCCGGCCTCTGGTTGATGCTGGCCGCAGGCATCCTGGTCTCCGGCGTCGGCACGGCGTTCTACGCCAGCGCCGACCTGGGCGCCGGACCCCGGGACTCGCTGATGATCGGCCTCACGCGCAAGCTGGGCCTACCGGTGGCCATCGTGAAGAACGGACTCGACCTCACGGTCTCCCTTGTCGGCTGGCGTCTCGGCGGCCCGCTGGGCGCGGGGACCGTGGCGGTGGTCCTGGGCGTGGGCCCGGCGGTGCAGCTGGGATTTTACCTCGCCGGACTCCTGGCCCGCCTCGGCCCGCTGGGCGGCATCGTGCGCCCGGTGGCCCTGCGGCCGGCCCAGGCCGAACAGCGGCGCGAGGCGGGGTAG
- a CDS encoding sigma-70 family RNA polymerase sigma factor, whose amino-acid sequence MDSPGTLQRLGRPVGEARRAFMRLIEPHRPDLWRYCLRLTGSAWDADDLMQETMMRAFARLTWWEPVEARPYLFRIATNAWIDDVRRRRVTPVELDAAEPAGEEPDPVETWAAMEHLVAALPPRQRVVLLLTQVFDFTAAEVAAMLHSTEGAVKAALHRARAGLRAAAAGEGPPVGAGLRTRPPADRPPASGDLRSDALGNRLPASGDPQPAAPGERRPTRPTVPVPSAVVAAYLDAFNRRDPDAIAALLTEGAECDIVECGVEYGREVIRKYSLEDWTRDPRPQWAEYGELDGEPVVFVYFRTEEHGRALGQLVRLTTAGDRITAMRLYYFTPELIRYAAGRLNVPACTWGYFHQGEG is encoded by the coding sequence ATGGACTCACCCGGCACCCTGCAGCGCCTGGGCCGCCCCGTGGGGGAGGCCCGCAGGGCGTTCATGCGGCTCATCGAGCCGCACCGGCCCGACCTCTGGCGCTACTGCCTGCGCCTGACCGGCTCGGCCTGGGACGCCGACGACCTGATGCAGGAGACGATGATGCGGGCCTTCGCCCGGCTCACCTGGTGGGAGCCGGTGGAGGCCCGCCCCTACCTGTTCCGCATCGCCACCAACGCCTGGATCGACGACGTACGCCGGCGGCGTGTCACCCCGGTGGAGCTGGACGCGGCGGAACCGGCCGGCGAGGAGCCCGACCCCGTGGAGACGTGGGCGGCCATGGAGCACCTCGTCGCCGCCCTGCCGCCGCGCCAGCGGGTGGTCCTCCTCCTCACCCAGGTCTTCGACTTCACGGCTGCGGAGGTGGCCGCCATGCTGCACTCGACCGAGGGTGCGGTGAAGGCCGCCCTGCACCGGGCGCGCGCCGGATTGCGGGCGGCCGCCGCCGGCGAGGGACCGCCGGTCGGTGCCGGCCTGCGGACCAGGCCCCCGGCCGATCGACCGCCGGCCAGCGGGGACCTGCGGTCCGATGCCCTGGGCAATCGGCTGCCAGCGAGCGGGGACCCGCAGCCCGCTGCCCCAGGCGAACGGCGGCCGACCCGTCCGACCGTCCCCGTGCCCAGCGCCGTGGTCGCCGCGTACCTGGATGCCTTCAACCGCCGGGACCCCGACGCCATCGCCGCTCTCCTGACCGAGGGCGCCGAATGCGATATCGTGGAGTGCGGCGTCGAGTACGGCCGGGAGGTCATCCGCAAGTACTCGCTGGAGGACTGGACCCGGGATCCCCGGCCACAGTGGGCGGAGTACGGGGAGCTGGACGGCGAGCCCGTCGTGTTCGTCTACTTCCGGACCGAGGAGCACGGGCGTGCCCTGGGGCAGCTTGTCCGGCTCACCACCGCGGGAGACCGCATCACGGCGATGCGCCTGTACTACTTCACGCCCGAGCTGATCCGGTACGCCGCCGGCAGGCTGAACGTGCCGGCCTGCACGTGGGGCTACTTCCACCAGGGGGAGGGGTAG
- a CDS encoding DMT family transporter: MPLLTIVALVVAVLAVGFSSIIIRLSEAPALVLAFYRLALSVLLLAGPVLLREREALRRLDRRDWLLLTGSALALALHFYTWIESLRFTTVASSTVLVTANPFIVLALGYWLLGERTNRTGVIAMVIGVVGGVIVGWGDFRVSGSALFGDLLAFLGAVTISFYTVAGRFARQKMSAGLYSCIVYALSAAFLWLLMLPQGIPLSPYPAREWVLFAALAVIPTIFGHTLFNWALRWVGAATVSMSTLGEPVFATVLAWIIFREAPGWTTVAGGVLLLAGIWLFVRCGSPEPAAETNPQRRSYPFRRVSRGTG, from the coding sequence GTGCCGCTGCTCACGATCGTGGCCCTGGTTGTCGCCGTCCTGGCGGTGGGTTTCTCGTCGATCATCATCCGGCTCTCTGAGGCCCCGGCCCTGGTGCTGGCGTTCTACCGGCTGGCCCTGTCGGTGCTGCTGCTGGCCGGCCCGGTGCTGCTGCGGGAGCGGGAGGCCCTGCGCCGCCTGGACCGGCGTGACTGGCTCCTGCTCACCGGCAGCGCCCTGGCGCTGGCGCTGCACTTCTACACCTGGATTGAAAGCCTCCGCTTCACTACGGTGGCCTCCTCCACCGTGCTGGTGACGGCCAACCCCTTCATCGTCCTGGCCCTGGGCTACTGGCTGCTCGGGGAGCGGACGAACCGGACGGGCGTCATCGCCATGGTCATCGGCGTGGTGGGCGGCGTCATCGTCGGCTGGGGCGACTTCCGGGTGTCCGGGTCGGCCCTGTTCGGCGACCTGCTGGCCTTCCTGGGCGCGGTGACGATCTCGTTCTACACCGTCGCCGGGCGGTTCGCCCGGCAGAAGATGTCCGCCGGGCTGTACTCCTGCATCGTCTACGCCCTCTCCGCCGCCTTCCTGTGGCTCCTGATGCTGCCGCAGGGGATCCCCCTGTCGCCGTACCCGGCGCGGGAGTGGGTGCTGTTCGCGGCCCTGGCGGTCATCCCCACGATCTTCGGCCACACGCTGTTCAACTGGGCCCTGCGCTGGGTCGGCGCCGCCACGGTCTCCATGAGCACCCTCGGCGAGCCGGTGTTCGCGACCGTCCTGGCGTGGATCATCTTCCGCGAGGCGCCGGGGTGGACCACGGTCGCCGGAGGCGTCCTGCTGCTGGCCGGAATCTGGCTCTTCGTGCGGTGCGGGTCGCCCGAGCCAGCTGCCGAAACGAACCCGCAGCGGCGATCGTATCCTTTCCGCCGCGTTTCCCGTGGCACTGGGTGA
- a CDS encoding LysR family transcriptional regulator: MNLHHIRYFVSVARHRSFTRAAAENMVAQPSLSQQIRRLEEELGAPLFDRSQTPVRLTDAGEALLPHAEAILRQVEAARAAVEERLGLRSGRLVLGSLPMTGSRLLPRAITAYRRRYPGIQVILREESTLRLTELALSGETDLTLTTLPPGSPDLDWQPLLTEPILLALPPDHPLAAAWRQQEGDRQQTVPAQGPTSNPADWAAQLPADLPGGSPPPCQAGAEGGASPHPPAGQPGVPLSAVADEPFLVMKPGYGFRDLVLAACHAAGFAPRIAFESAQIETLQAMVAAGLGVTLVPQMATDRSLNPSPAFVPLAGLPLTRTLALVWRRDRPLPRSAEAFLQLSSELWPSSHDFQRLPETWKAPSSS; the protein is encoded by the coding sequence GTGAACCTGCACCACATCCGCTACTTCGTCTCTGTGGCCCGGCACCGCAGCTTCACCCGGGCCGCGGCGGAAAACATGGTGGCGCAGCCCTCGCTGAGCCAGCAGATCCGCCGGCTCGAGGAAGAACTTGGGGCCCCGCTCTTCGACCGGAGCCAGACGCCGGTGCGGCTCACCGATGCCGGCGAGGCGCTGCTGCCCCACGCCGAGGCGATCCTCCGGCAGGTGGAGGCCGCCCGGGCCGCGGTGGAGGAGCGGCTGGGCCTGCGCAGCGGACGCCTGGTGCTGGGCAGCCTGCCCATGACGGGATCCCGCCTGCTGCCGCGTGCGATCACCGCCTACCGGAGGCGCTACCCGGGGATCCAGGTGATCCTGCGGGAGGAGTCGACCCTGCGGCTGACGGAACTGGCCCTGTCGGGCGAGACCGACCTCACCCTGACCACGCTCCCTCCGGGCAGCCCCGACCTGGACTGGCAGCCGCTGCTCACCGAGCCGATCCTGCTGGCGCTGCCGCCGGACCATCCCCTTGCGGCCGCGTGGCGGCAGCAGGAAGGTGACCGTCAGCAGACGGTCCCCGCGCAGGGGCCAACGAGCAACCCGGCCGACTGGGCCGCGCAGTTGCCGGCCGACCTCCCGGGCGGCTCTCCGCCGCCGTGCCAGGCCGGCGCAGAAGGCGGTGCGAGCCCGCATCCGCCTGCAGGGCAACCCGGCGTTCCCCTGTCGGCGGTGGCGGACGAGCCCTTCCTCGTCATGAAGCCCGGGTACGGCTTCCGGGACCTGGTCCTCGCCGCCTGCCATGCCGCCGGATTCGCGCCGCGCATCGCCTTCGAGTCCGCCCAGATCGAGACGCTGCAGGCGATGGTCGCCGCGGGGCTCGGGGTCACCCTCGTGCCGCAGATGGCGACCGACCGCAGCCTCAACCCATCGCCGGCCTTCGTGCCGCTGGCCGGTCTGCCGCTCACCCGCACCCTCGCCCTGGTGTGGCGGCGCGACCGCCCGCTCCCCCGCTCGGCGGAAGCCTTCCTGCAGCTCTCGTCAGAACTTTGGCCCTCCTCGCATGATTTCCAACGACTTCCTGAAACCTGGAAGGCGCCGTCTTCGTCATAG
- the leuD gene encoding 3-isopropylmalate dehydratase small subunit, with the protein MRPFVRETGLAVPLDRVNVDTDQIIPKQFLKRIERTGFGQFLFNDWRYLPDGSPNPDFVLNRPQYAGATILIAGRNFGSGSSREHAPWALTDYGFRAVIAPSFADIFYNNCFQNGLLPVVLPEDAVAELMRRAEQPGYRLTVDLERCVVEDEAGFSAPFAIDEFRRHRMLHGLDEIGLTLQHEAEIAAYEARRPAWMPKTPVVG; encoded by the coding sequence GTGAGGCCCTTCGTGCGTGAGACCGGGCTGGCGGTGCCCCTGGACCGGGTGAACGTGGACACCGACCAGATCATCCCCAAGCAGTTCCTGAAGCGGATCGAGCGGACGGGCTTCGGCCAGTTCCTCTTTAACGACTGGCGCTACCTGCCGGACGGGTCGCCGAACCCGGACTTCGTGCTGAACAGGCCGCAGTACGCCGGGGCGACGATCCTGATCGCCGGGCGGAACTTCGGATCGGGCTCCTCCCGGGAGCACGCCCCGTGGGCGCTGACCGACTACGGTTTCCGGGCGGTGATCGCCCCGTCGTTCGCCGACATCTTCTACAACAACTGCTTCCAGAACGGGCTGCTGCCGGTGGTGCTGCCGGAGGACGCGGTGGCCGAGCTGATGCGCCGGGCGGAGCAGCCGGGGTACAGGCTGACCGTGGACCTGGAGCGCTGCGTCGTCGAGGATGAGGCGGGGTTCTCGGCGCCCTTCGCCATCGACGAGTTCCGGCGGCACCGGATGCTGCACGGGCTGGACGAGATCGGGCTGACGCTGCAGCACGAGGCGGAGATCGCCGCCTACGAGGCGCGGCGGCCCGCATGGATGCCGAAGACGCCGGTGGTAGGGTAG
- a CDS encoding VOC family protein, which yields MAKLQRVVPCLWFDTEAEEAATFYTSIFDNARIVRVTRFAEAGQEIHGRPAGSVMAVVFTLDGQEFMALNGGPQFKFTEAVSFQVFCETQEEIDYYWSRLTADGGQEGPCGWLKDRFGLSWQVVPRAMEEEWLVDPDPARVQRVLEVLYTMEGKLEIEPLRRAYYGE from the coding sequence GTGGCCAAGTTGCAGCGGGTGGTTCCGTGCCTGTGGTTCGATACCGAGGCTGAGGAAGCGGCGACGTTCTACACCTCCATCTTCGACAACGCCAGGATCGTGCGGGTGACCCGGTTCGCGGAGGCGGGGCAGGAGATCCACGGCAGGCCGGCCGGCAGCGTCATGGCCGTGGTGTTCACGCTGGACGGTCAGGAGTTCATGGCCCTGAACGGCGGTCCCCAGTTCAAGTTCACCGAGGCCGTCTCGTTTCAGGTGTTCTGCGAGACCCAGGAGGAGATCGACTACTACTGGTCCCGCCTTACCGCCGACGGCGGTCAGGAAGGGCCCTGCGGCTGGCTCAAGGACCGCTTCGGCCTCTCCTGGCAGGTCGTCCCCCGGGCGATGGAGGAGGAGTGGCTGGTCGACCCCGACCCGGCCAGGGTGCAGCGGGTGCTTGAGGTCCTGTACACGATGGAGGGCAAGCTGGAGATCGAGCCGCTGCGGCGTGCCTACTACGGAGAGTAG
- a CDS encoding EamA family transporter, giving the protein MWKLYALLSALFAALTAILAKIGIKGVDSNLATAIRTTVIIVLSWGIVFTIGAHHGIRALTRHNWTFLILSGLATGLSWLFYYKAIAEGDVSRVAPIDKSSIALTLILSYIILGEKFTPQTLLAGGLIVAGTFLMLWK; this is encoded by the coding sequence ATGTGGAAACTCTACGCACTGTTGTCAGCACTGTTTGCAGCGCTCACGGCGATCCTGGCGAAGATCGGCATCAAGGGCGTCGACTCGAACCTGGCCACGGCGATCCGCACCACGGTCATCATCGTCCTGTCGTGGGGCATCGTCTTCACCATCGGCGCCCACCACGGCATCCGCGCGCTCACCCGGCACAACTGGACCTTCCTCATCCTCTCGGGCCTGGCGACCGGCCTCTCCTGGCTCTTTTACTACAAGGCCATCGCCGAGGGCGACGTCTCCCGGGTCGCCCCCATCGACAAGTCCAGCATCGCGCTGACGCTCATCCTCTCGTACATCATCCTCGGCGAGAAGTTCACGCCCCAGACGCTGCTGGCGGGCGGGCTGATCGTCGCCGGCACGTTCCTGATGCTGTGGAAGTAG
- the leuC gene encoding 3-isopropylmalate dehydratase large subunit: MSGRTLFDKIWERHVVRQEPGKPALLYIDLHLVHEVTSPQAFEGLRLAGRKVRRPDLTLATMDHNVPTTDRSQPLTDEIAARQMAALAQNCAEFGVRLFDLHNPYQGIVHVIGPELGLTQPGMTIVCGDSHTATHGAFGALAFGIGTSEVEHVLATQCLVQHKPKVMEVRVKGALPPGTTAKDLILGIIGQIGTDGATGYVIEYTGEAIRSLSMEGRMTVCNMSIEAGARAGMIAPDETTFAYLKGRPHAPRGEAWEAAVADWRTLASDPDAVYDRVVEFDASQLVPTVSWGTNPGQVVPVTGRVPDPKDFADPAQRKAAEAALAYMGLTPGTPIQEIRIDRVFIGSCTNGRIEDLRAAAAVARGRRVAPGVHAMVVPGSGQVKAQAEAEGLDRIFREAGFEWREAGCSMCLGMNPDILSPGERCASTSNRNFEGRQGKGGRTHLVSPAMAAAAAIAGHFVDVRELVAEGSVAQ, translated from the coding sequence ATGAGCGGACGGACCTTGTTCGACAAGATCTGGGAACGGCACGTGGTGCGCCAGGAGCCCGGCAAGCCGGCGCTTCTGTACATCGACCTGCACCTGGTGCACGAGGTGACCTCGCCCCAGGCATTTGAGGGGCTGCGCCTCGCCGGGCGGAAGGTCCGGCGGCCGGACCTGACCCTCGCCACCATGGACCATAACGTGCCCACCACCGACCGGTCGCAGCCGCTGACCGACGAGATCGCGGCGCGGCAGATGGCGGCCCTGGCGCAGAACTGCGCCGAGTTCGGTGTGCGGCTCTTCGACCTGCACAACCCGTACCAGGGCATCGTGCACGTGATCGGCCCGGAACTGGGCCTCACCCAGCCGGGCATGACGATCGTCTGCGGCGACAGCCACACCGCCACCCACGGGGCCTTCGGAGCCCTCGCCTTCGGCATCGGCACCAGCGAGGTGGAGCACGTGCTCGCCACCCAGTGTCTGGTACAGCACAAGCCGAAGGTGATGGAGGTGCGGGTGAAGGGCGCCCTGCCGCCCGGGACGACCGCCAAGGACCTGATCCTCGGCATCATCGGCCAGATCGGCACCGACGGCGCCACCGGATACGTGATCGAGTACACCGGCGAGGCCATCCGCTCGCTCTCGATGGAGGGGCGGATGACCGTCTGCAACATGTCCATCGAGGCAGGCGCCCGGGCGGGGATGATCGCCCCGGATGAGACGACCTTCGCGTACCTGAAGGGCCGGCCGCACGCGCCCCGGGGCGAAGCCTGGGAGGCGGCGGTGGCCGACTGGCGGACCCTGGCCTCCGACCCCGACGCGGTCTACGACCGGGTGGTCGAGTTCGACGCCAGCCAGCTGGTGCCCACCGTGTCGTGGGGCACCAATCCCGGGCAGGTGGTGCCGGTCACCGGCCGGGTGCCCGACCCGAAGGACTTCGCCGACCCCGCCCAGCGCAAGGCGGCCGAGGCGGCCCTGGCCTACATGGGACTCACGCCCGGCACGCCCATCCAGGAGATCCGCATCGACCGGGTCTTCATCGGATCCTGCACCAACGGGCGCATCGAGGACCTGCGGGCCGCCGCCGCGGTGGCCAGGGGCCGGCGGGTGGCGCCGGGGGTCCACGCCATGGTGGTGCCCGGCTCCGGCCAGGTGAAGGCGCAGGCAGAGGCCGAGGGGCTGGACCGGATCTTCCGGGAGGCGGGCTTCGAGTGGCGGGAGGCCGGCTGCTCCATGTGCCTCGGCATGAACCCCGACATCCTCTCGCCCGGCGAGCGGTGCGCCTCCACGTCCAACCGGAACTTCGAGGGCCGGCAGGGCAAGGGCGGACGGACGCACCTGGTCAGCCCGGCCATGGCCGCGGCCGCGGCGATTGCGGGCCACTTCGTCGACGTGCGGGAGCTGGTGGCGGAAGGGAGTGTGGCGCAGTGA
- a CDS encoding DUF952 domain-containing protein, with protein MRITYHGTPRAWYERLDPAQPYVPADFEREGFIHCTDGREAVSIILTLLYRDDPGEWVVLYIDKEKVQAPIKYEDPAGIYPHIYGPLNRDAIAAVAPIGRSPDGVFLMPPELENLQAMG; from the coding sequence GTGCGCATCACGTATCACGGAACGCCCAGGGCCTGGTACGAGCGTCTGGACCCGGCGCAGCCATACGTACCGGCGGACTTCGAACGGGAAGGCTTCATCCACTGCACGGACGGGCGTGAGGCGGTCTCGATCATCCTGACGCTCCTGTATCGAGACGATCCCGGAGAGTGGGTGGTGCTGTACATCGACAAGGAGAAGGTGCAGGCGCCCATCAAGTATGAAGACCCGGCCGGCATCTATCCCCACATCTACGGCCCGCTCAACCGGGACGCCATCGCGGCCGTCGCGCCGATCGGCCGGTCGCCGGACGGGGTGTTCCTGATGCCGCCGGAGCTCGAGAATCTCCAGGCCATGGGGTAG
- a CDS encoding sodium:calcium antiporter — MNPWVVFVVSAGVIIFAGRALSNASDELAERTGLGRAFIGSLLLAGATSLPEVAASGTAAFQGAGNLAMGNVFGSNIFNMLLLVIAQCFAARPILTNVSPTHVTTAAAGMLLSGIAALSMVVRQPYAFLGAGLDTWIIAATYIIIMRVLPGNEPEQQLEVAATAETPPTDRESSSSAAGAWLKFAVSAGAIIAAGWYMSSAADQIAVITGLGQTFIGGTLLAGATSLPELTVSIFTVRMGAYDLTVGNVLGSNIFNMLILLVSDLAQPGSVPLLSGGTTGQIVSALVGLILSGIVIVALTMPRREGRRFPWEMVAIGGAYLIGLRLIYLAG; from the coding sequence ATGAACCCATGGGTCGTGTTTGTCGTCAGTGCGGGCGTCATCATCTTCGCCGGACGTGCCCTCTCCAACGCATCCGACGAACTGGCCGAGCGCACCGGGCTCGGACGCGCCTTCATCGGCTCGCTCCTGCTGGCCGGCGCGACCTCGCTGCCCGAGGTAGCCGCCTCGGGAACCGCTGCCTTTCAGGGCGCAGGAAACCTCGCCATGGGCAACGTGTTTGGCAGCAATATCTTCAATATGTTGCTGCTGGTTATCGCCCAGTGCTTCGCGGCACGGCCCATACTGACCAACGTCTCCCCGACCCACGTCACCACCGCAGCCGCCGGCATGCTGCTGAGCGGCATCGCCGCGCTGTCGATGGTGGTACGCCAGCCCTATGCCTTCCTCGGCGCGGGCCTGGACACCTGGATCATTGCCGCTACCTATATCATCATCATGCGCGTTCTCCCGGGGAATGAGCCGGAGCAACAGCTGGAAGTGGCTGCAACGGCGGAGACACCGCCCACGGACCGGGAGTCCTCCTCCTCTGCGGCAGGCGCCTGGTTGAAGTTTGCGGTCTCTGCGGGCGCGATCATCGCGGCGGGGTGGTACATGAGCAGTGCCGCCGACCAGATCGCGGTCATCACGGGGCTCGGGCAGACGTTCATCGGCGGGACCCTGCTCGCCGGCGCAACCTCGCTCCCGGAGCTGACGGTGTCGATCTTCACGGTGCGCATGGGCGCATATGACCTCACGGTGGGCAACGTGCTCGGCAGCAACATCTTCAACATGCTGATCCTTCTGGTCAGTGACCTGGCCCAGCCCGGCAGCGTACCCCTGCTCTCGGGAGGCACGACCGGCCAGATCGTGTCGGCCCTGGTGGGCCTGATCCTCTCGGGTATCGTCATCGTGGCGCTGACCATGCCCCGGCGCGAGGGCCGCCGCTTCCCCTGGGAGATGGTGGCCATCGGCGGCGCCTACCTGATCGGCCTGCGCCTGATCTACCTGGCAGGCTAG